Proteins encoded by one window of Rubrobacter indicoceani:
- a CDS encoding VOC family protein: MATKYIHTCYRILEPERSIDFYVNKLGMKKVGEMHFDTATNYFFAMEESADSPMLELTHNHDQSEPYEMGNGYSHVAFTVDDLVATCRSLEEQGVEIALQPKTMTVEGHDYHIAFIVDPDGYRIELLETGTVKVGNIIQ; this comes from the coding sequence ATGGCGACGAAGTACATCCACACCTGCTACAGGATTCTGGAGCCCGAACGGAGCATAGACTTCTACGTGAACAAGCTCGGCATGAAGAAGGTGGGTGAGATGCACTTCGACACCGCCACCAACTATTTCTTTGCGATGGAGGAGAGCGCGGACTCCCCGATGCTCGAGCTCACCCACAACCACGACCAGTCCGAGCCTTACGAGATGGGCAATGGCTACTCGCACGTGGCCTTCACCGTGGACGACCTTGTAGCGACCTGCCGGTCTCTTGAGGAGCAGGGCGTCGAGATAGCCCTCCAGCCAAAGACCATGACGGTCGAGGGCCACGACTATCACATCGCCTTTATCGTAGACCCGGACGGATACCGCATCGAGCTTCTCGAAACCGGAACGGTCAAGGTCGGTAACATCATCCAGTAG
- a CDS encoding helix-turn-helix domain-containing protein, with the protein MSRSYSVDEVSDLLVIPRPTLYRYLREYDIPSRRRSGRISIPEESVEKIRRVRDLHREGMGTGSVRRMIEAPPKNTDEVEITNRLDRITRELQGVRIERPPENLSSEQAVRTLLARQTLLISAVINLTEMVEEMMRSSGRQVHRRSQAAEPPVVRHGLRDTSREVPLATVGHRSSSASGGVRRGGVRPNPDSVGATKTVTPTTFAASRSVRVSSRRRPGPEKRVGYPSPADRAPTGARRGRRSGVRHRRSDYGSLARRRRKIIGGLLAVGLLVFLGLLFAYLVPALLGTLA; encoded by the coding sequence ATGAGTCGGTCGTATTCGGTGGATGAGGTCAGCGATCTGCTGGTTATCCCGCGTCCGACCCTCTACCGTTACTTGAGGGAATATGACATACCGAGTCGGAGGCGGTCCGGGAGGATCTCCATCCCGGAGGAGTCAGTCGAGAAGATTCGTCGGGTCCGGGACCTTCACCGGGAGGGCATGGGGACCGGTTCGGTGCGGCGCATGATCGAAGCCCCCCCCAAGAACACGGATGAGGTGGAGATCACCAACCGCCTCGACAGGATCACGCGCGAGCTTCAGGGGGTGCGGATCGAGAGGCCACCGGAGAACCTCTCTTCGGAGCAGGCGGTTCGGACGCTTCTGGCGCGGCAGACCTTGCTGATCTCGGCCGTTATCAACCTTACCGAGATGGTGGAGGAGATGATGCGCTCCAGCGGTCGGCAGGTCCACCGGAGGTCTCAGGCCGCCGAGCCGCCGGTCGTGAGGCACGGTCTGCGGGATACCTCGCGGGAGGTTCCTCTGGCGACGGTCGGGCACCGCTCGTCCTCCGCATCCGGGGGCGTCCGCCGGGGCGGTGTTCGACCGAACCCGGATTCGGTCGGGGCGACGAAGACCGTAACCCCGACGACGTTCGCCGCTTCGCGCTCCGTGCGGGTTTCATCCCGGCGGCGACCCGGCCCGGAAAAGAGGGTCGGCTACCCCTCGCCCGCGGATAGAGCCCCCACCGGCGCAAGACGGGGCCGGAGAAGCGGCGTTCGCCACAGAAGGTCCGACTACGGCTCCCTCGCCCGGCGGCGGAGGAAGATCATCGGCGGCCTGCTGGCCGTTGGTCTGCTTGTCTTTCTCGGCCTGCTTTTCGCTTACCTTGTCCCCGCCCTGCTCGGAACCCTTGCGTAA
- a CDS encoding septal ring lytic transglycosylase RlpA family protein yields the protein MTEGEFVAFSGTGRFFGMVRLMVGVVLAIMASVAVMAFSAGEAKADTALTSWYGPGFAGNPTASGEIYDPYGYTAAHKTLPLGTELVVSYGGNSVNVVVNDRGPYIEGRELDLSQGAAEYLGLTRAGVDYVDYYVSGQGYTGEGSVTSEQSAVSEQSTGSVSTQSTNVGSGGYVTSQSYVSSESTVYESSGGSSGGGVAYSEASSNTDVSVSQNVVSSDGGGSGAHIVQSGETLSELSGSLGVSVDHLASVNGIYDVDHILSGQTLYF from the coding sequence TTGACGGAGGGGGAGTTCGTGGCGTTTTCGGGTACTGGCAGGTTCTTCGGGATGGTTCGGCTTATGGTCGGGGTCGTCCTGGCGATAATGGCATCCGTTGCGGTGATGGCGTTTTCCGCAGGTGAGGCGAAGGCCGATACGGCCCTGACATCGTGGTACGGGCCGGGGTTTGCGGGCAACCCGACGGCCAGCGGGGAGATCTACGACCCCTACGGCTACACCGCCGCGCACAAGACCCTGCCGCTCGGGACCGAGCTCGTGGTGAGCTACGGCGGGAACTCCGTGAACGTGGTCGTCAACGACCGGGGGCCGTACATCGAAGGCCGCGAGCTGGACCTCTCGCAGGGGGCCGCCGAGTATCTCGGGCTGACCCGGGCCGGGGTGGATTACGTGGATTACTACGTCTCCGGTCAGGGTTACACCGGGGAAGGGAGCGTCACCTCGGAGCAGAGCGCTGTCTCTGAGCAGAGCACCGGGTCGGTCAGCACGCAGAGCACGAACGTCGGGTCGGGCGGCTACGTCACCAGCCAGAGCTACGTCTCGTCGGAGAGCACCGTCTACGAGTCCTCCGGCGGGTCGTCGGGCGGCGGGGTGGCGTACTCCGAAGCGAGCAGCAACACCGACGTGAGCGTCTCCCAGAACGTCGTCAGCTCCGACGGCGGCGGGAGCGGCGCGCACATCGTGCAGTCGGGGGAGACGCTCTCGGAGCTGTCCGGGTCTCTCGGGGTCTCGGTGGATCACCTCGCGTCGGTGAACGGGATCTACGACGTTGATCACATCCTGAGCGGCCAGACCCTGTACTTTTAG
- a CDS encoding TIGR03668 family PPOX class F420-dependent oxidoreductase, with the protein MSVEGRDRASGLSSGSGAGHSGGAGREAEPVVSGEAAAFLSRSRVARFATLDGNGEPHLVPVCFGVAPGAGRIYIALDEKPKSVDVRRLKRVRNLLENPSVALTADRYTESWRRLAFVMVRGKAGLLEARTDEHTAAVRLLRGKYHQYEAMRIEKSPVIAITPEKATSWGDLSPLSPLESGLSGDDKGRMPNLEDALRGRRSVRRYLDLDVSDEKVERVLEAARYAPSPHGTQPYRLAVLRSERTKKRLADAMGNEWVRNLELDEQPAEVVEKRLRGSRRRLLGAPVLVLVCLYTADLDHYPDEKRQRDEKTMAVQALGAATQNMLLAAYDEGLDTGWMCAPLFTPETVLEALGLGEDLVPHALITLGYADGDPPKRRPRRLLEDLVIYRD; encoded by the coding sequence ATGTCTGTAGAAGGCAGAGACCGGGCTTCCGGGCTGTCATCCGGCTCAGGGGCCGGGCACAGCGGGGGAGCGGGGCGCGAGGCTGAGCCGGTGGTATCCGGCGAAGCCGCCGCCTTTCTCTCTCGCAGCCGGGTCGCCCGGTTTGCAACGCTCGACGGGAACGGCGAGCCGCATCTGGTTCCCGTCTGCTTCGGCGTCGCGCCGGGTGCGGGACGTATCTACATAGCCCTCGATGAGAAGCCGAAGAGCGTGGACGTCCGACGCCTGAAGCGCGTCAGGAACCTTCTGGAGAACCCGTCCGTCGCCCTCACCGCCGACCGCTACACCGAAAGCTGGAGACGGCTGGCCTTCGTGATGGTCCGGGGCAAAGCAGGGTTGCTCGAAGCCAGAACCGACGAGCACACCGCCGCTGTCAGGCTCCTCCGGGGCAAGTACCACCAGTACGAAGCGATGCGGATAGAGAAGAGCCCCGTTATCGCAATCACCCCCGAGAAGGCGACCTCGTGGGGGGATCTATCACCGTTATCACCGCTGGAAAGCGGATTGTCGGGGGATGATAAAGGCAGGATGCCCAACCTCGAAGACGCCCTGAGGGGCCGCCGCTCGGTCCGACGCTACCTCGACCTCGACGTGTCGGACGAAAAGGTCGAGCGCGTCCTTGAAGCCGCACGTTACGCCCCGTCGCCACACGGCACGCAACCCTACCGGCTGGCCGTCCTGCGCTCCGAGCGGACAAAAAAACGCCTCGCCGACGCCATGGGTAACGAGTGGGTCCGCAACCTGGAGCTCGACGAACAGCCCGCCGAAGTCGTTGAAAAGCGGCTCAGAGGCTCGCGCAGGCGGCTTCTGGGCGCGCCCGTGCTTGTCCTTGTCTGCCTCTACACGGCGGACCTCGACCACTACCCGGACGAAAAACGCCAGCGCGACGAAAAAACGATGGCCGTGCAGGCGCTCGGCGCGGCGACCCAGAACATGCTCCTCGCCGCCTACGATGAAGGCCTCGACACCGGCTGGATGTGCGCCCCGCTCTTTACCCCCGAGACCGTCCTGGAGGCGTTGGGTCTCGGTGAAGACCTTGTACCGCACGCCCTTATAACCCTCGGATACGCCGACGGCGACCCGCCCAAACGTCGCCCCCGGAGGTTGCTCGAAGACCTCGTGATCTACCGGGACTGA
- the cofH gene encoding 5-amino-6-(D-ribitylamino)uracil--L-tyrosine 4-hydroxyphenyl transferase CofH gives MDTIRKNDYLALISTAKDLQSSGGLPREDACRLAAFAVEDPLPAMEAAAEVRDRAFGPRVTYSRKVFIPLTKLCRDNCGYCTFAHGPRPGERAYLTPEEVLEIARVGADAGCREALFTLGDKPEKRYGEAKAELGELGFATTVEYLAHCSRLVFEETGLLPHANPGVLSEEDLKLLRGVSVSQGIMMEEVSGRLLGRDLAHWASPDKNPEKRLETLENAGKLGVPFTTGILIGIGETLEERVDTLLAIRDINSRYGHVQECIIQNFRAKPGTRMEGSPEPSEREMLATIALARLLLPPEMTVQAPPNLAGEGDDEVASGDPSYTRYIDAGINDWGGVSPVTPDHVNPERPWPHLDALKAATEAKGYLLLQRLALHPAYALDVERWVDEKLRPKVKADMDSEGFARAHDWSPGVSYGIPGEEVVEARGGRPSKMRPEFTKVLARVGERDLDLNEIELLFTARGTELSELCRVADELRREVNGDEVTYVVNRNINYTNLCYFRCKFCAFSKGPKSLNLRGDPYLLDTDEVARRAREAWDKGASEVTMVGGIHGSFTGKNYLQYLRAVKEEVPGMHVHAFTPLEVSQGAKTLGISIEDFLAELKDAGLSTLPGTAAEVLDDEVRAIICPDKVNTGEWVEVMRAAHAIGLQSTTTIMFGHVDRPVNWARHLLVLRDLQAETGGFTEFIPLPFVHMGAPLFLQGNSRRGPTFSETIKMHAVGRLALHGYIDNVQVSWVKLGAEGAKVALESGCNDLGGTLMNESISRAAGADHGQEMLPEELEGLIRELGRTPRLRNTLYGTPEPREHSTV, from the coding sequence ATGGATACCATCCGCAAAAACGATTACCTGGCCCTGATCTCGACCGCAAAAGACCTTCAGTCTTCCGGCGGTCTCCCTCGCGAAGACGCCTGCAGGCTGGCGGCGTTCGCCGTAGAGGACCCGCTCCCGGCGATGGAGGCGGCTGCGGAGGTCCGCGACCGCGCCTTCGGGCCGCGCGTCACCTACTCGCGCAAGGTCTTTATCCCGCTTACCAAGCTCTGCCGCGACAACTGCGGCTACTGCACCTTCGCCCACGGGCCGCGCCCCGGCGAACGCGCCTACCTCACCCCGGAAGAAGTACTGGAGATAGCCCGCGTCGGCGCCGACGCGGGCTGCAGGGAAGCCCTCTTCACCCTCGGCGACAAGCCCGAGAAGCGCTACGGGGAGGCGAAGGCCGAGCTCGGAGAACTCGGCTTTGCAACGACCGTCGAGTACCTGGCGCACTGCTCGCGGCTCGTCTTCGAGGAGACGGGGCTGTTGCCGCACGCAAACCCCGGCGTTCTCTCGGAAGAAGATCTGAAGTTGCTGCGGGGCGTTTCGGTTTCGCAGGGGATCATGATGGAAGAGGTCTCCGGCAGGCTCCTCGGGCGGGACCTCGCGCACTGGGCCTCGCCGGACAAAAACCCCGAGAAGCGGCTCGAAACTCTAGAGAACGCCGGGAAGCTCGGCGTGCCGTTTACGACGGGCATTCTTATCGGCATCGGGGAGACGCTCGAAGAACGGGTGGATACGCTTCTCGCCATCCGGGACATCAACTCGCGGTACGGCCACGTTCAGGAGTGCATCATCCAGAACTTCCGGGCCAAGCCGGGGACGCGCATGGAAGGTTCCCCCGAGCCGTCCGAGCGTGAAATGCTCGCGACCATCGCGCTGGCGCGGCTTCTGCTGCCGCCGGAGATGACCGTGCAGGCCCCGCCGAACCTCGCCGGAGAAGGGGACGACGAGGTCGCCTCCGGCGACCCTTCGTACACGCGCTACATCGACGCCGGGATCAACGACTGGGGCGGCGTCAGCCCCGTTACCCCCGACCACGTCAACCCCGAGAGGCCCTGGCCCCACCTCGATGCCCTGAAAGCGGCAACGGAGGCGAAGGGCTACCTGCTTCTTCAGAGGCTCGCGCTGCACCCGGCCTACGCGCTTGACGTGGAACGCTGGGTGGACGAAAAACTCCGGCCGAAGGTCAAGGCGGACATGGACTCCGAAGGCTTTGCACGGGCGCACGACTGGTCGCCGGGCGTCTCGTACGGCATCCCCGGAGAAGAGGTAGTAGAGGCGCGGGGCGGTCGTCCCTCGAAGATGAGGCCGGAGTTCACGAAGGTGCTCGCCAGAGTCGGGGAGCGGGACCTAGACCTCAACGAGATAGAGCTTCTGTTCACCGCGCGCGGGACGGAGCTCTCCGAGCTCTGCCGCGTCGCGGACGAGCTGCGCCGGGAGGTGAACGGCGACGAGGTAACCTACGTCGTCAACCGGAACATCAACTACACAAACCTGTGCTACTTCCGCTGCAAGTTCTGCGCTTTCAGCAAGGGTCCGAAGTCGCTCAACCTGCGGGGTGACCCGTACCTGCTCGACACCGACGAGGTCGCCCGGCGCGCCAGAGAAGCGTGGGACAAGGGAGCCTCCGAGGTCACGATGGTCGGCGGCATTCACGGCTCGTTTACGGGCAAAAACTACCTCCAGTACCTGCGGGCGGTCAAGGAAGAGGTGCCGGGGATGCACGTTCACGCCTTTACGCCGCTGGAGGTCTCGCAGGGGGCGAAGACGCTCGGCATCTCTATCGAGGACTTCCTTGCGGAGTTGAAGGACGCCGGGCTTTCGACGCTGCCCGGTACGGCGGCGGAGGTTCTGGACGACGAGGTGCGGGCCATCATCTGCCCGGACAAGGTCAACACCGGGGAGTGGGTCGAGGTGATGCGGGCGGCGCACGCCATCGGGTTGCAGTCCACGACGACGATCATGTTCGGGCACGTGGACCGGCCCGTAAACTGGGCGCGGCATCTGCTCGTTTTGCGTGACCTGCAGGCCGAGACGGGTGGCTTCACGGAGTTCATCCCGCTGCCGTTCGTACACATGGGCGCGCCGCTCTTTCTGCAGGGGAACTCCCGCCGCGGGCCGACGTTCTCGGAGACCATAAAGATGCACGCCGTCGGCAGGCTCGCCCTGCACGGCTACATAGACAACGTTCAGGTCAGCTGGGTCAAGCTCGGCGCAGAGGGCGCAAAGGTCGCTCTTGAGTCGGGCTGCAACGACCTCGGCGGGACGCTCATGAACGAGAGCATAAGCCGGGCCGCCGGGGCGGATCACGGCCAGGAGATGCTCCCCGAGGAACTGGAGGGCCTGATTCGGGAGCTCGGGCGTACGCCGCGCCTTCGCAACACGCTCTACGGCACGCCGGAGCCGCGCGAGCACTCGACCGTCTGA
- a CDS encoding sulfurtransferase, with translation MADEIQDKGYAHPDFLVSTDWVAEHLDDSSIRIAESDEDVLLYETGHIPNAVKLDWVEDLNDPLVRDYLDPEQFAKLMNEKGITPDTTVVFYGDRNNWWATYALWVFQLFGHDKVKVMDGGRTKWEAEGREMTTDVPSFSGGDYPVPSRDDSKIRAFKEDVEKHLEKVGDGGSMIDVRSPGEYSGELLHMPDYPQEGSLRGGHIPGAANVPWAQAVREDGTFKSADELKELYEGKAGLKSDDDVIAYCRIGERSSHTWFVLKYLLGYDSVRNYDGSWTEWGNAVRAPIER, from the coding sequence ATGGCCGATGAGATACAGGATAAAGGCTACGCCCACCCGGACTTTCTGGTTTCGACGGACTGGGTGGCGGAGCATCTGGACGACAGTTCCATCCGCATCGCCGAGTCCGACGAGGACGTTCTGCTCTACGAGACGGGGCACATCCCGAACGCCGTCAAGCTCGACTGGGTAGAGGACCTGAACGACCCGCTTGTCAGGGACTACCTCGACCCGGAGCAGTTCGCGAAGCTCATGAACGAGAAGGGCATCACGCCGGATACGACCGTTGTGTTCTACGGCGACCGGAACAACTGGTGGGCGACGTACGCGCTGTGGGTCTTCCAGCTTTTCGGCCACGACAAGGTCAAGGTCATGGACGGCGGCCGGACCAAGTGGGAGGCCGAGGGCCGCGAGATGACCACCGACGTTCCGAGCTTCAGCGGCGGCGACTACCCCGTTCCGAGCCGGGACGACTCAAAGATAAGGGCCTTCAAGGAGGACGTGGAGAAGCACCTCGAGAAGGTCGGCGACGGCGGCTCGATGATAGACGTCCGCTCGCCGGGCGAGTACTCGGGCGAGCTTCTGCACATGCCGGACTACCCGCAGGAGGGCTCGCTTCGCGGCGGCCACATCCCCGGCGCGGCGAACGTACCGTGGGCGCAGGCCGTGCGCGAGGACGGAACTTTCAAGAGCGCGGACGAGCTCAAGGAACTCTACGAGGGCAAGGCCGGGCTGAAGTCCGACGACGACGTGATCGCGTACTGCCGCATCGGCGAGCGTTCGAGCCACACGTGGTTTGTGCTCAAGTACCTTCTCGGCTACGACAGCGTCCGCAACTACGACGGATCGTGGACCGAGTGGGGCAACGCCGTCCGCGCCCCCATCGAGCGTTAG
- a CDS encoding iron-sulfur cluster assembly scaffold protein, giving the protein MNRSERVAKLVDHAKNPRFSGALDRADVKMPGGSPECGGSVTVYLKGDPENPENISGLSFEGQGDTISMGATSIIVERVHDEGLTMDQILDLDYDELVRNIGKDIVGNRTRNATMGLSTVKSAVRKYRRDRLTGERPESEAV; this is encoded by the coding sequence TTGAACCGTAGCGAGCGGGTCGCGAAACTCGTGGATCACGCAAAGAACCCCCGGTTCTCCGGCGCGCTGGACAGGGCCGATGTGAAGATGCCCGGTGGCAGCCCCGAGTGCGGCGGCTCCGTGACCGTGTATCTCAAGGGCGACCCCGAGAACCCGGAGAACATCTCCGGCCTCAGCTTCGAGGGACAGGGCGACACCATAAGCATGGGCGCGACGAGCATCATCGTGGAGCGCGTCCACGATGAGGGGCTGACGATGGATCAAATCCTCGACCTCGACTACGACGAGCTCGTGCGGAACATCGGCAAGGATATCGTCGGCAACCGCACCCGCAACGCCACGATGGGCCTCTCCACGGTCAAGAGCGCGGTAAGGAAATACCGCCGCGACCGCCTCACGGGCGAGAGGCCCGAGTCCGAGGCCGTGTAG
- the argH gene encoding argininosuccinate lyase, which translates to MDENTNSNDTPLWGGRFGSTPAEAFERVNASIPFDVCLAPFDIRGSIAHATMLGERGIISDDEAKELVRGLKIVLTEVEAGEFAWTIADEDVHTAVERRLREHAGAVAAKLHTGRSRNDQVALDFHLFCREASEKIIAALLETMRAFVDVAEANRETVIPGYTHLQRAQPLLLAHHLLAHFQTLRRDVRRFEAAREAANVSPLGAAALGGTPHPTDPERTAELLGMEPLVNSLDSVSERDFALDLLYACSVLGVHLSRMGEEWVLWTSQEFAFATLSDGFSSGSSIMPQKKNPDAYELMRGKSGRLIGNLSALLVTLKGLPPGYSKDLQEDKEPVMDSVGSVLAMLRVLPEMLRTATFHPKQMREAAGGFALATELADYLAMNGVAFRDAHHAVGRLVRRCEELGLELEELSREELVSAHPELAGFPGELLTPEGSITNKKSLGSTSYKSVERQLAAARDLLETGR; encoded by the coding sequence ATGGACGAAAACACGAACTCAAACGACACACCGCTCTGGGGCGGTCGGTTTGGCTCGACGCCCGCCGAGGCCTTCGAGCGGGTAAACGCCTCCATCCCCTTTGACGTTTGCCTTGCTCCCTTCGACATACGAGGCTCCATCGCCCACGCGACGATGCTCGGGGAGCGCGGCATCATCTCGGACGATGAAGCAAAAGAACTGGTGCGCGGGCTAAAGATCGTTCTAACCGAGGTCGAGGCCGGGGAGTTTGCGTGGACCATCGCGGATGAGGACGTACACACGGCGGTCGAGAGGCGGCTCCGAGAGCACGCCGGAGCCGTAGCGGCGAAGCTGCACACGGGTCGTTCCAGAAACGATCAGGTCGCGCTCGACTTCCACCTTTTCTGCCGCGAAGCCTCCGAAAAGATAATCGCCGCTCTTCTGGAGACGATGCGTGCCTTTGTGGACGTGGCCGAGGCCAACCGCGAGACGGTCATCCCCGGCTACACGCACCTGCAGCGGGCACAGCCGCTCCTGCTCGCGCACCACCTCCTTGCGCACTTCCAGACGCTCCGGCGCGACGTGAGGCGCTTCGAGGCGGCGCGAGAGGCGGCGAACGTCTCACCGCTCGGGGCGGCCGCCCTCGGCGGGACGCCTCACCCGACGGACCCGGAGCGCACCGCGGAACTGCTCGGCATGGAGCCGCTCGTTAACTCCCTTGACTCCGTATCGGAGCGGGACTTCGCCCTCGACCTTCTGTATGCGTGCTCGGTGCTCGGGGTTCACCTCAGCAGGATGGGGGAGGAGTGGGTTCTCTGGACAAGCCAGGAGTTCGCCTTTGCAACGCTCTCCGACGGGTTCTCGTCCGGGTCGTCCATAATGCCGCAGAAGAAAAACCCCGACGCCTACGAACTCATGCGGGGCAAGTCCGGACGTCTTATCGGCAACCTGAGCGCGCTCCTCGTCACCCTCAAAGGGCTTCCGCCCGGCTACTCCAAGGACCTCCAGGAGGACAAGGAACCCGTTATGGACTCGGTTGGCTCGGTGCTTGCCATGCTTCGCGTTCTGCCGGAGATGCTCCGCACGGCGACGTTCCATCCGAAACAGATGCGGGAGGCCGCCGGGGGGTTCGCCCTTGCCACGGAGCTTGCGGACTACCTCGCTATGAACGGCGTCGCCTTCCGCGACGCCCACCACGCCGTCGGACGGCTCGTGAGGCGGTGCGAAGAACTCGGCCTGGAACTGGAGGAGCTGTCGCGGGAAGAACTCGTCTCGGCGCACCCGGAGCTTGCCGGGTTCCCGGGAGAGCTCCTTACGCCGGAGGGGAGCATCACGAACAAGAAGTCGCTCGGTTCGACCTCGTACAAGTCGGTAGAGCGCCAGCTTGCGGCGGCCAGAGACCTTCTTGAAACGGGGCGGTAG
- a CDS encoding metallophosphoesterase family protein — translation MRIVQISDIHVGSGLFDGKLLDAAIEETNSAGPDLVAVAGDLSMEGHRWEFEEAKRYLDRLECPNVVVGMGNHDAKSVGYRHFEDLFGMRSRSVTVPFAGGEAKVVSVDSTKPDLDDGEIGREYYAWIDEEFRGWDRGPKILVVHHHILAVPGTGRDVNILLDAGDVMAMLRELKVDLVLSGHRHVPYVWSISGVRIVHSGTVSSYRVRGTMPPSYNVIEFDEEAVRITLRQPGGGEEPLAEFSRHPVTSSKFHPALERYVRYEKLPF, via the coding sequence ATGAGGATAGTTCAGATATCGGATATTCACGTCGGGTCGGGGTTGTTCGACGGGAAGCTCCTGGACGCGGCGATAGAAGAGACCAACTCGGCCGGGCCGGATCTCGTCGCCGTCGCCGGGGATCTCTCGATGGAGGGACACCGCTGGGAGTTCGAGGAGGCGAAGCGTTACCTTGATCGCCTGGAGTGCCCGAACGTCGTGGTCGGGATGGGCAACCACGACGCAAAAAGCGTGGGCTACCGGCACTTCGAAGACCTCTTCGGGATGCGTTCGCGGTCGGTTACGGTGCCGTTTGCGGGCGGAGAGGCAAAGGTCGTGAGCGTAGACTCCACCAAGCCCGACCTCGACGACGGTGAGATAGGCCGTGAATACTATGCCTGGATAGACGAGGAATTCCGTGGCTGGGACCGGGGGCCGAAGATCCTTGTAGTCCACCACCACATCCTCGCCGTTCCGGGGACGGGGCGCGACGTGAACATCCTTCTCGACGCGGGCGACGTGATGGCGATGCTCCGGGAACTCAAGGTCGACCTCGTGCTCTCCGGGCACCGGCACGTGCCGTACGTCTGGAGCATCTCCGGGGTCAGGATAGTCCACTCGGGGACCGTGTCGAGCTACCGGGTTCGCGGGACGATGCCGCCGTCCTACAATGTTATCGAGTTCGACGAGGAGGCCGTGAGGATCACGCTCCGGCAGCCGGGCGGGGGCGAGGAGCCGCTCGCCGAGTTCTCCCGGCACCCGGTGACGAGCAGCAAGTTCCACCCCGCCCTCGAGAGATACGTCCGCTACGAGAAGCTGCCCTTCTAA
- the glsA gene encoding glutaminase A — translation MPTQKIHDQINSRLEDLYRRHREEPEGSVARYYPPEMEDSKDLFAISLCVVDGGGTYQTGDCDHAFPLQSISKVFTYGLALEDNGRDRVLESVGVEPSGDAFNSITFDNRMNRPHNPMVNAGALVTTDLVAGENKDEQLRRILDKLRAYAGNPELEIDESILDPQGQSTDRNRAISYLMRSFGMISDDIEPNLALYGRQCSVHVTAEELSLMAATLANGGVNPRTGKRALDRRYVRDVLSVMHTCGMYDAAGQWAYEVGIPAKSGVSGGILAVVPGKLGLGVFSPGLDDYGNSVRGVRVCREISEDLGLHVFADETEDLLLHAADPEK, via the coding sequence TTGCCGACGCAGAAGATACACGACCAGATAAACTCGCGCCTCGAAGACCTCTACAGGCGACACCGCGAAGAACCCGAAGGCTCGGTCGCCCGCTACTACCCGCCCGAGATGGAGGATAGCAAAGACCTGTTCGCTATAAGCCTCTGCGTCGTTGACGGCGGCGGCACCTACCAGACCGGCGATTGCGACCACGCCTTCCCGCTGCAGTCCATCTCAAAGGTCTTCACCTACGGCCTCGCGCTGGAAGACAACGGGCGGGATCGGGTACTGGAGAGCGTCGGGGTGGAGCCGAGCGGGGATGCTTTTAATTCGATCACCTTCGACAACCGGATGAACCGACCGCACAACCCGATGGTGAACGCCGGCGCGCTCGTGACGACCGACCTCGTCGCCGGAGAAAACAAAGACGAGCAACTACGGAGGATCCTCGACAAACTCCGCGCCTACGCCGGAAACCCGGAGTTGGAAATAGACGAGAGCATCCTCGACCCGCAGGGTCAGTCAACGGACAGAAACCGGGCCATATCGTATCTGATGCGGTCCTTCGGGATGATCTCGGACGACATCGAGCCTAACCTCGCCCTGTACGGCAGGCAGTGCTCGGTGCACGTTACCGCAGAGGAACTCTCCCTGATGGCCGCGACGCTCGCCAACGGCGGCGTAAACCCCAGGACGGGAAAACGCGCCCTCGACCGCCGATACGTCCGCGACGTCCTGAGCGTCATGCACACCTGCGGCATGTACGACGCCGCCGGACAGTGGGCCTACGAAGTCGGAATTCCCGCAAAGAGCGGCGTCAGCGGCGGCATCCTCGCCGTCGTGCCGGGCAAGCTCGGCCTCGGCGTTTTCTCCCCCGGCCTGGACGACTACGGAAACAGCGTTCGCGGGGTGAGGGTCTGCCGGGAGATAAGCGAAGACCTCGGCCTCCACGTCTTTGCCGACGAGACCGAAGACCTCCTCCTGCACGCCGCCGACCCGGAGAAATAA